CAAAAGCCACATCACAAAGTGGTAATTCTTACTTGATGCCTTAATCCACCTCACATTTTATCTACATTGCCTTTCACAATCATATATTTATGCTCCCAATGCCTTGCTGCTAAACATAACAATCTTTGtttgatattaaaatataaacctCATATGTCTTTCCTTCACAAATCACTTCATCCCACTGGGCCACATCCTATTTTATTGAATTCACTATTTATTACTCACAGCCCTCTTCTTTTGTAGGAAGACTGTATGGCCTTTGGAAAGCCAGTGAAGTGAGTACCACCACCCCTTCTGTCTTCCTCTACCACTCTTTCTTATCATTATTTCCTATTAATGTGTTGCAACTTTCTTTAGATACTGGCAGTTAGACCCAAATCTTGTTTATGCCACTGGATCCAATCCATGGGATGCAGCCGTTCATGAAGCATCTGAAGAATATAAACATCGCATGGTACGGAGTACAGGGCTTGtctcaaattattttttgtgactTTTTCTCTCTTACCTATCCCATATCCTCTTTTTCAAATGCTCTAGCATGTGCTCACATCTATCAAACGTGTGTTGTGCAAGTTACCCGTTTCTTTTCCTCCACCACTCATGTCCCACACATCCATAGAGCCTACATCTTCTGTGTCTCTACATCATGTCCCTCCCACCATTGGTGGCGTCCTTCCTTTTCATCCCCATTACATTCTACAGATGTTCAAACATCTAAAACCTCTCTCCCCTTCTTTTCAGCACAACTTGTGCTGTGATAACTGTCACTCCCATGTGGCTATGGCCTTGAATTTAATGAAGTATAACAACACATCTTGGAACATGGTGAAGCTCTGTATCCTGTGTCTAGTATACAGTAAATATGTCAGGTGAGTCTTCTGTCATCTGCCTATCTCTGTGTCTGACTATATATTtccacataccgtatttgctcgattataagacaaggttttttcagagcaaatgctctgaaaaatacccctcgtcttataatcagacctcaaatagaggtctggctatgagactaagatccagatcccccgcagcgctgcaggggacccggatcctcctgtctggtaacctcagctactgccggcacttccaccggggcttctatcacAGAGCGCCgacgaaagtgccggcagcagcggaggttgtctacacgcgtCGTGCAGACCTTctccggctgccagagaggattcctcgcagcgctgcagggaattttcctctctggcagctggagaacgtctgcgcgatggacgcagacaacccccgctgctgctggcacttctgccggggcttctatgacggagtaccggcatcacatgaccttccagtgctcagtcatagaagccccggcagaactAACGCcggcccccactagacaccagggagtcagaagcactagtatgtcggggggggggggggttatatgggggcataaggtttttctggaggcagagtgccccatgatatgccttttaaccccctttatgccactctgcctctagaaatgccctttaacatcctatatgctactctgcctccagaaatgccttttaacccctatatgccacgctgcctccagaaatgccttaaacccccctaaatgccaatctgccccataatatgccttttaacataaggcatttctggaggcagagtggcatatagggggttaaaaggcatatcatggggcagagtggcatataggagggtataaggcatatcagggaggcagagtggcatataggggtataaggcatttctggggagcagagtggcatataagggggtataaggcatatctgggtggcagatgtgcataactgggggggggcaggttggcaaatgaaaggaaacaaaaccaaaaaaaatatttttctcaatcatagctttttattaaatatgaaaaaattagtttacacaaattaatacttttaaaactttttcttttttttctaaattaatattcagattttggggggtcgtcttataatcagggtcatcttataatcaataTGGTATATAATGTTGCACATGTGAGGCTCTGTATGCCTGAAAGCTTGTGCAGTTTTGTGGATTACCCATTTCTTTTGCTATTTATAATTTTGTCATGCTTTCTGTCTTGTTTCTCTGCAGTTTTGgtgcatttttgaaaacttggCTCCCTTTCCTTTTGATGGTAGGGGCAATGATAACCATTGTTCTTACTTTACATCTGCGGTGAGACTCAGATCGTTTGCGCACTTCTTCATCGCAACTGCCGTGCTACTTTCAAACAAGGTGTCACAGGAGATAGGACAATGTCTTCACATATTGAGGTTCCTTCTCCATTTCAACCTATCTTCAAGAGACTGCATGATTCCCTGctcatctttttgtttttattatgaaGATACAGGATATatagttaaattttttttgaaaacttcCCAACTTGTATCATAGTCTCTCATCTGTGCAGGCACATAAAGAATTAATTGGTGTCAGGATCTCACAGAGCATTTCGGTGTTATTGAGAAAATGTTTTGTAGTTAAGGAAAGAGTGTGATTTATCTGGcacttgtaaataaaataaacaggtaCAACACTTATTAcaactctttttttctgtgcggtataattttgtaatttgtCTTGTGTTGCCTACaacacacaatataaatatattcatgatCAAATTTAATTGACCAGAAGTAAGTAATACAGTAGCTCAGGCTTTGCTTGCAAAGGTAGGACTCCACTGGAGTAGAGTAACGTGCTCGAGTATAAAATGATATGAAACAACTGCCATAGGACACTGCCACAGTTAGTATGAActgtattgatttgatttaaatGTACATTAGTGCAGAAACTATAAACTATGGACTAACTGACTTTCCGGATAAAAAGTATTGTGTGCTAGATAAACACcatgactccttatcatactgccttgtggtaaactaATAGAAGTTTCTCAGTCTTGATCACAAAGCCAGTTATTCTGGCTAAAGAAAGCCTATGTAGGAAAAGGTTTCATAAAGAATGAGCTCACCAGAAGAGACGTGGGTCACTTCAGTTTCAGTAGTTGCAAAGATGGCGGTCCTGCTGACCGCCTTGTCGCTTATGGCAGAGGATGCCCAAGGAACAGCCTTCTCTCTGGAGGATCGCCAAGTCTAAGAATGAGTATTTCTCTTTCGGAAAGATCCTTTTTAAGAACTCCACCATCTTCATCAAATTTGAAGGTGACCAGAAGATGTGCGACCATTCTCTGAGTTACAATATCAGTTGGTACCTACGCCACTGCAATTGTTATAACGAGCTCTCAAACTTTATGCGTCTGGCTCTTTTTGTGTAGAACTGTGTGGAACTTTTCAAACATCCCATCTTCTGTGACTGATGTAGCTCTACCTGCGCTGCTTGATTCAGACGAGGAACGAATGATAACACATTTTGGAAGATCTAAAATGGAATTAAGAGGTGGATCAAAAGATGGagtaaaacattacatatacaCTGTGGGGGACAGTGCAGAACAGAAGATATTTCAGATCTGTGAAATTGAGAAGAACTAAAGAATTTGCAAAGTGCTCTGGAATGAATCATTTGCCCCCCTCAATTGCCGATCTAATTTACAATACGTCCCTTTGCCTTCCACAAGACTGAAAGTGCTATTCAAGGGAGCCTTTAACCAACCTTCCTATTACAGAAGTTTCCAGAAGAATTTGCTTTAGTGCCTTCAGGCTCCAAAGGAAACTATAGGACATTTTTGCCCAGCTGGTGAGAGGAGAGGTTCTATGACTGCTTCTGCCCTTTAGGTTTACGTATATAATTTCATGATATTCAGCCGAGGAATTGTGATGATTTGCGTTTAATGATTACGGTGAAAGTTAAGGGGTGATTGTCGGAAATGGGATTTATTTGGGAAAAGGGGATTCCAGGTGCCGACACACCcttgtctaattttttttagcttaaaTCCACGTCGCTCAAATAATCACAAGAAAATGCTTCTTTGATAAGAAAATGGAGGGTTTAATGCTCCACATTGGTAATGAAGATGTATGGTAACAAGGATGTAACAGAGATGTAAGTAACTGCTACAATAATGTAAAGATTGTAACAAGGTATTGGGGGAGACCAGGGACAATGACATCATGTTTACAATGTAAGATCAAAAGCCTAAACAAAACCAAACACACTAAACAAAAGCTTCAGGTTTCTTTCACAGATCTTATCACACTTATCACACATTATTTACAAACGGATTCTACTGCTTTCAGAGACACTGCAATACATGATTTACATTTGTATGGTACAGTATTATgactgtaatttatatttttaatataattatgtcaTAATGCTCCTAAGGTGTCTGACATAGTCTACATGCTACCTCCACAGTGATAACATTATGTTTGTGctttcttctgttttgtttaGGAAGCACAtccttgttttttattttaccaaaacTTGGTATAAAACACAGGGATCCTCATTTACGTACTCTACTCACACCCTTTTATTAGTCCGCCATTCATGGTTTGTAATAACAAAGGATTTTGGGCAATAAATGTGCACTACATCCGATTTAGGGTTCAGATTAGTGGTTGTTTAAGCAGCACAATTGCGACACCCCGCGACAACAGCTTTTTAAGTGAacagtgactgctggagaatcCCAAATGTCAAGTCAACCACAACACAGCATACCGGACCTCAGGAGATGTCATCAATTTGAGCCAAGCCTAATTTCTATACAGTGATGGGAATTAAGGACTGATGTGCACATCGTTAACGCAACCCCTGCCCTcttagttttaatgttattttgctGTTTGGGTGACATGTTTGCGCTTTCTAAGTAAGATgtgtttgtcattttatttgtataaatataaaaaaatacagaaaaccacaaaaaaatgaGCTCACCCAAAAGTTGacaactgacaacaatggctgcATATAAAGGAGGTGTATTGAACCAAAAAAGATAAGGTTTCTTCGATGCCAGTTGGGCCTTTTTAAATGTTGATGATTTAATAGTaggcataaaatgtttttatgtttatttcttgtggAGATAAGGATACTGTTTAGCAGCCCAACAATTAAAAATACCCCTTTTTGGAGAGAAGCCAGGGTTTTTCACGaggagcatttggacacttaTCATGCAACCATTTGGTCACCAATCTCTGTAAAAGCAGGATGTGCATTAACTTTTTCCACCAACCTTTCCATGCCTTTTAGGATTGTTTCCACAGATTACATGCAGCTGCAGAGAAGCTGCCCACCAAAATCTattcagctgcatctccagattacagaaataccccacacgCATAGGGCACAAAATTGAACATGCCAATTCCCTTTCCCAAACTTGAAAttttcaaatttttattttatgaggcttatgttttttatgtgttttgtccTGGTATTGTCTACTAGGAACATCCCATTTTATAAAAAACTCAAATTATGATAAGAAATATATGACCAGGTGCGAGAATCATTTTGGAAACAGCGCCGCTAACTAGCC
This sequence is a window from Spea bombifrons isolate aSpeBom1 chromosome 2, aSpeBom1.2.pri, whole genome shotgun sequence. Protein-coding genes within it:
- the TMEM222 gene encoding transmembrane protein 222 — its product is MAEVALLLPVMAEVVEEKMKPDPERNRFPHCVVWTPIPVLTWLFPFIGHMGICTSNGVIRDFAGPYYVSEDCMAFGKPVKYWQLDPNLVYATGSNPWDAAVHEASEEYKHRMHNLCCDNCHSHVAMALNLMKYNNTSWNMVKLCILCLVYSKYVSFGAFLKTWLPFLLMVGAMITIVLTLHLR